The window cctcttgacctcgtgatccgcccacctcagcctcccaaagtgctgggattacaggcagtagccaccatgcccggcctcaaaaaaaatcttttttaacatGTGGGTTGATACTTCACTCAATAGCTGCAGCTTATTGGTTGCTTTCCCAGTCTATTCTACCTCCAAAAGCTCTCCCAGATTTTTGTCTCTCCAGCCTGTTACCCCTGCCCTATGTCAGGCCCTCATCATCTTTTGTCTGCATTCCTACAGTAATAGTCCAGTGTGTCCTGCAGGCTGCCACCAGCAGAGTCAGCCTGAAAACCACTGGGCACAGTTCTCCCTTGCTGTTTCCTTTCCTAAAGGATGGAAATTGGATGCCTGGATGAGGGATGGATGCTGTTTCCTGTGTATGAATCAGGGTCCCAGCAGGAAAGACAGAACACACCCCAGTGAGAATAACGtgagaggctgggggtggtggctcatgcttgtaatcccagcactttgagagaccgaggcagaaggattgcttgagcccaggagtttgagatcagcctgggcaacatagtgaaaagccccctatacaaaaatacaaaagttggctggatgtggtggcgggtgcctgtagttccagctacttgggaggctgaggtggggaggatcacctgagcccagggaggttgaagctgcagtgagctgtgattgtgccactgtattccagcctgggcaacagagtgagaccctgtctcaaaaaaaaaaaaaaaaaaaacagaaaagaaaaaaagaataatgtgagACTTGACTAAAGGGACTGTTTCCATAGGAATGGGCAGGGTATAGGGAGATCACAAGGGTTAGTGCAGTTTCCTGAGACTGCTAACATGGCCTGTTTCCCCTAGGACTGAAGAAGGTCCCTGGAGGGGAGGGAATGGGAAGATACAGGTTCTGGAAATCTCAGTGAGGCTGAGGAGTGAGTTCCTCCCAAGAACCTGGAAATAAGGGTGGCTCCTGAGAGTTACAAAAAAACCCGTCTAGAACACATGTGGGAGTAAATCCAAAATGGCTGGTCTGTAAATGTGTGACTGAGTGTTTGGGAACCAACTAAAGTCTGTCAAGGGTGGTGGCTGAGGACGCCTCGGGGAGGTTGGGCTGGAGGGGGACCCTATTGGGTGAACAGAAATCCCAATTGTATTAAGTAAACTAATAAAGGTAAAGCGTTTACTGTAGTGTCCATCACTCAGCAAGCACTAAGGAAGTAgatgcttttttttgctttttttttttttttgtgagacagcgTCTCgatctgtcccccaggctggagtataatgacatatacaatggcaccatcttggctcactgcagcctctcactcctggccacctcacctggctgatgctatctttttttttttttttttgagattggagtcttgctctatcaccaggctagagtgcagtggcacaatctcggctcactgcaacctctgcctcctgggttcaagcaattcttctacctcagcctcctgagtagctgggattacaggcatgcgccatcacgcccagctaattttttgtatttttagtagagatggggtttcgccatgttggccaagctggtctcgaactcctgagctcaagtaatccacctgccttggcctcccaaagtgctgggattacaggtgtgagccactgcacccagccctgatgCTATTGTTAAACTCAGTTTGGAGAAAGGCTATGTGGACAGAAGATAGATCACAGGGAAGGGGGGGGTCCTAAAAGCACGTGGGGAAAACGTATATTCTGTCTTAGAGATGCTAGGACGAACTGTCTTTAGAATGAAGGCTGCCCCATGACAGGAAGCAAGGTTTTAAGGTTACTTGACTGAGAGACTCCTCATACCCTTTCCCCTCTTGGGGGTTCCAGACTCACTGAGCTAACTTTCTGGTAACTGGGCTTCCCAAGGGGTAGCCCAAACTGCCTTGATCTATTGATGCAGAAATTCAGTTCTGcttgacagttttatttctctgtgcaAATTGATACCTAGCCTTCTGGGGTTTGTACATAGGCCTTTATTCTGGTCAAATGCCAGACCTGCGAAGGGAGTCGGATCCACTCACTGAACCAGTGAAACTGGGTTTTGGAGCCAGAGGTCTGGGAACCATGTCCCTCAAAACAGCCAAAGGTATCCATCTTTAGCAGAACTACCTTGTACCAGTTAATCTGCAATAAGTGACTAGGGAGAGAATGAAGGGAAGATCTAGCTAGACAGGGTAGACAAGACTCCAGGGTATAGCCAGGAAAGGGAGTCCTCCTGAAGCCTTTGCCTCATCTTAGGCACTTCCTCCTTCAGGAAGCTTTCCTTGATCCTTGCTCTACCCAGGCTGGGGTAGGTACCCTCATGTGCACTTTTCATGGCACTAACTAGTCACACTGGGCAGGGAGCATTTGTCTACTTGTCACAACATATCTGAGCTTTTGGAAAATAAGGATAATGTCTTATTTGTCTTTGTAGCTCAGGGGCCTGGTGCAGAGTAGGTACTCAGTTAATGTTTCTTGAGTGCATGACTtggctgaatgaatgactgaGACAGAATGGATTGATTAAAGACAAGAGAGGGTGGACTGTAAGCCCCCCAGGATAGAAACCCCGACTGCCTTGTGGTGTACTactccccagtgcccagcacagtgcctagcagaATCAATGCCCAAAGTGTTCCCGATATGCTGACCGAGGGTCAGATCCCACTTGCCTCTTCTCGAAGATTCTCTACCTGACCACTTCTCTCCTTGCTGCCGCTGGCTAGCACAGAACATCCAGTCCCCGCTGCTGTACTAAGCAACACGGAACCGGGTGGCACCTAGACTTGTTCCCTGTCGCTGCAGATGTAGAGTAGTGTCTTTCCCTCCTTCCAAGCTAGTCGCCCAGGGCAGGGTCGCCCTGTCTGGCTAGGGTGCTGCACCCGCAGCTCTCGGTATCTTAGGTCAGACGCCTGGAACGCGCAGGCCGTTTCTGTTCCTCCGGAAAACAATCTCTGAGCTGCGCCACGACCCGTCCCTGCGGAGCAGGAGTGGGGAATGGGAAGGTGGGAAGGCGAGTCCGCGACTCTGCTCCCCAACCCCAGCTGGCGCGGCGGCTTTCCAcgcacccccctccccccaccccgatCTCCCGATCCTGGCTCTGGCGCGGTGCTCCTTGCAGCCCCACGCTTTGCAAACTTTCGGAGTTTTACTCCATTTGCGTCACGGAAAAGGCAGGAGGATGACGGAGTCCAGGAAGCGAGGCAGCGGCAGCTGGCAAGCTCCCCCGCCGGGCGCTCCAACCACGGGGGCGTGAGGTGTCTCCCGGCGAGGGCGGACAGgcggagggagaggaggggaggtggcGGTCCCAGGGACCAGCCCCGGAGGCTCTCGGGCCCCCTCGTTCCCGGGTCGTTTCCTCCCTCTCGCCTCCCGGACTGAGCGCCAGCGAGCGAGGGCGCTGGCCAGCTGGGAAGCCGCGCGGAGGAGTAGGCGGGGGCTCGGCTGCAGCGCCCCGGGCCCGCGGGAGGGCGGAGCTGGCCGTCCCTGCCCCGCCGGGACGCACGGAAGTGCAGCGGAGTTTGCCCGATTCTCCAGCctgcttccccctccctcctccctctccccacccctcacctcccctTTGGCGATCCCCTCCTTCCTCAGGACGCCACCTCCCGGAATCGCCTTTTTGTTTTGGAGCTGCCTTCTCGCTGGCGGAGCGGAGGGTCTGCGAGCGCCGGGGAAGGCAGGCTGGGGGCGCAGCCCGCCCCCCACTGGCCGGGCCCCGCAGGGCGGAGAGGAGGACGGACGGACAGACGGCTGGCCGCGCCATCTGCTCGCCGGAGCTCACTCTCCAAACTCCAAACTGTTGAGTGTGTGCGTGCACGCGAGGGTGGTGATCGGGGGTCGTAAGTCCCGGGTGAGGAACCGGTTTCTGCTGGGGTTACCTTTGGACGGGGTTCCTGGGATTCAGAGCAGGGTCAGCGTCAGGCTCAGAAACTGCTGAGGAATTAGGCAAACAAAAGAGACCACTCAGCGAGTGGCTAGAAGTCGCCCGACAGCCTCGTCGCGCCCCCTCCTTCCTCCGGGGTTGGGGCTGGCCACTTCTGGGGCGGGGAGAGGGCGCCCGAGCCGGCGGGGGCTCCGGCTGCGCAGCCGGGGTCGAAGAGTTGGCGGCCTGTTGTGTAAGCCTCAGTCCTTGTTTTCCCGGCCTGGCTCGTTGTGAAGCCGGACACATCCACCCTTGGACTCGATTCAGGCGGCTGCTGCTTTTCTCCTTGCCCCTCTTGGATTTTCCGGATTTTTGAAAACCCAGTGGCCCAGGagcaagaggaggaaggaggaaggggcagaTCTGCAGAGGAATGTGAGAGCCTCCCAAAGCGAGAGCCGCCAAAAGAATCTGGGAGCCAGAGGGACAGCCGAGCCCTGCCCGGGTTTCTGGAATGGTGGTTTCAGAGTGAGTCTCTTCTATTTTAGAACGTTGTTCCAGTGGAAAGTGTCGAATTTTTCCCCTCGCAGGGCAGATTTCTCCAGGTCACTTGACTTTTCTTCTGGGAGTAGGAGTTAGGAGAGATTCCCCTCTAACCCCCCAGAGGCTGCTAAGGGAGGAGGAGACTGTGGACATGAGCCCTCCCTGCTCACAAGCATATGCCCGGAGACCTGATAGGGCAGTTTCTGGGCCATGGACATTGCTTTGAAGAGGGGGAGACTGGACAGCATCTGTGGGTGCTGAGACCCCACCTTAGGACCTGAGAGATTGAACTGTGTAAGCGCCATTCAGCTGCGAGTGCATTCTTGGACTGCCTTGTGAGCATCCCCGGTCTGGGCAGGACCCTCTCCTTCCCATCTTTCTATACCACCCAGCCCAGCCATGGCACTGAAAGGCCGAGCCCTCTATGACTTTCACAGTGAGAACAAGGAGGAAATCAGCATCCAGCAGGATGAGGACCTGGTCATCTTTAGCGAGACCTCACTGGATGGCTGGCTGCAGGGCCAGAACAGCCGTGGGGAGACAGGGCTCTTTCCTGCCTCTTATGTGGAGATCGTCCGTTCTGGCATCAGCACCAACCATGCTGACTACTCCAGCAGCCCTGCAGGCTCTCCCGGAGCCCAGGTGAGCTTGTACAACAGCCCCAGTGTGGCCAGCCCAGCTAGGAGTGGTGGGGGCAGTGGCTTCCTCTCAAACCAGGGTAGCTTTgaggaggatgatgatgatgactggGATGACTGGGACGACGGATGCACAGTGGTGGAGGAGCCACGGGCTGGTGGGCTGGGCACCAACGGGCACCCTCCCCTCAACCTCTCCTACCCTGGTGCCTACCCCAGCCAGCACATGGCCTTCCGGCCCAAGCCACCACTGGAGCGGCAGGACAGCCTGGCATCTGCCAAGCGAGGCAGTGTGGTGGGCCGTAACCTCAACCGTTTCTCATGCTTTGTGCGTTCTGGAGTGGAGGCCTTCATCCTGGGTGATGTGCCCATGATGGCCAAGATCGCTGAGACATACTCCATTGAAATGGGCCCTCGTGGCCCCCAGTGGAAGGCCAATCCCCACCCATTTGCCTGCTCTGTGGAGGACCCCACAAAACAGACCAAATTCAAGGGCATCAAAAGCTACATCTCCTACAAGCTCACACCCACCCATGCTGCCTCACCCGTCTACCGGCGCTACAAACACTTTGACTGGCTCTATAACCGCCTGCTACACAAGTTCACTGTCATCTCGGTGCCCCACCTGCCTGAGAAGCAGGCCACTGGCCGCTTCGAGGAGGACTTCATCGAAAAGCGGAAGCGGAGACTCATCCTCTGGATGGACCACATGACCAGCCACCCTGTGCTCTCCCAGTACGAAGGCTTCCAGCATTTCCTCAGCTGCCTGGATGACAAGCAGTGGAAGATGGGCAAACGCCGGGCGGAGAAGGATGAGATGGTGGGTGCCAGCTTCCTGCTCACCTTCCAGATCCCCACCGAGCACCAGGACTTGCAGGACGTGGAAGATCGCGTGGACACTTTCAAGGCCTTCAGTAAGAAGATGGACGACAGCGTCCTGCAGCTCAGCACTGTGGCATCAGAGCTGGTGCGTAAACATGTGGGGGGCTTCCGCAAGGAATTCCAGAAGCTGGGCAGTGCCTTCCAGGCCATCAGTCATTCCTTCCAGATGGACCCCCCCTTTTGCTCTGAGGCCCTCAACAGTGCCATTTCTCACACGGGCCGTACCTATGAAGCCATCGGGGAGATGTTTGCTGAGCAGCCCAAGAATGACCTCTTCCAGATGCTGGACACACTGTCTCTCTACCAGGGCCTGCTCTCCAACTTCCCTGACATCATCCATCTACAAAAAGGTAAGGCCCAGTGCAGGCAGGAAACTCGTCCTGAGTCTGGCTCTCTGCTGGGCCCTGGGGAGATGGGGATGGCCTGGATAGAATGGAGCAActtgtctttatttctctgtctcaatcattcatttaacaaatgtgttgggctgggcacggtggcttacgcttgtaatctcagcactttgggaggttgaagtaggaggatcacttgggcccaggaggttgagactacagtgagcccgattgtgccactgcactccagcctgggtgacagagtgagaccctgtctctaaaacaaacaaacaaacaaacaaacaaacaaatgtgttGAATATCAACTCTGTGTCTGTGGCAAATGTGCTTCTAGGTGCAGGGATATTGTTGTGCACAGGCCCggtctctgtcctcatggagcttgaTATTTACCTTCTTGtcagttcattcattttctctgtttgcatCTCGTTTACCCATCATGCATGGTGTCATGCTGGGTTCTGAGAACACATAGATGACCAGGCCCCAGGCCTTGCCCTTGAGGAGCCGGTAGGCCCTTGGGAGACACAGACCCAACCCAGATAACAAGAGCTCAGAGTGGGGGCCTGTCTTGTGCTCCTTGCAAGTTAACCTCCCCACCTTTGCAGCTTTGGAAGCTACTCTCACCACTGTGTATTCTCTTTATGAGCGTCTTGTCTGTGTGCAGGAAGATCCctgtccccattttgcagatgaaggagCTAGTGTCCACAGAAGAGTGGTTGCACAGCCTGTGGCCCGGCTGGGACTGTCCCTTCCTCCTGCCACCTCCCCAAGGACACGTCCATGTTGGCCACTTCCCAAGCCTAGCCATGTTTTCAGTTCTCATGACCCCCTCTGTGGGGGAGGGACAGGATGGGCCTCTGCCTGTTACTGCTGGGGCTGTCCATGAACTGCCGGGGAAATGACTCATCCTGGGTCACACAGGGGCACTCTGGCTGGGCCAGGGGTGCAGAATCAGGGGTCCAGGGCACTGTCCACATGGCCTATCCAACTCCTGCTTCCCAAGCCTGGCTTCTCTTCTTGCCTGAGGAGAG is drawn from Homo sapiens chromosome 15, GRCh38.p14 Primary Assembly and contains these coding sequences:
- the SNX33 gene encoding sorting nexin-33 isoform 1 (isoform 1 is encoded by transcript variant 1) codes for the protein MALKGRALYDFHSENKEEISIQQDEDLVIFSETSLDGWLQGQNSRGETGLFPASYVEIVRSGISTNHADYSSSPAGSPGAQVSLYNSPSVASPARSGGGSGFLSNQGSFEEDDDDDWDDWDDGCTVVEEPRAGGLGTNGHPPLNLSYPGAYPSQHMAFRPKPPLERQDSLASAKRGSVVGRNLNRFSCFVRSGVEAFILGDVPMMAKIAETYSIEMGPRGPQWKANPHPFACSVEDPTKQTKFKGIKSYISYKLTPTHAASPVYRRYKHFDWLYNRLLHKFTVISVPHLPEKQATGRFEEDFIEKRKRRLILWMDHMTSHPVLSQYEGFQHFLSCLDDKQWKMGKRRAEKDEMVGASFLLTFQIPTEHQDLQDVEDRVDTFKAFSKKMDDSVLQLSTVASELVRKHVGGFRKEFQKLGSAFQAISHSFQMDPPFCSEALNSAISHTGRTYEAIGEMFAEQPKNDLFQMLDTLSLYQGLLSNFPDIIHLQKGAFAKVKESQRMSDEGRMVQDEADGIRRRCRVVGFALQAEMNHFHQRRELDFKHMMQNYLRQQILFYQRVGQQLEKTLRMYDNL
- the SNX33 gene encoding sorting nexin-33 isoform 2 (isoform 2 is encoded by transcript variant 2), with the translated sequence MALKGRALYDFHSENKEEISIQQDEDLVIFSETSLDGWLQGQNSRGETGLFPASYVEIVRSGISTNHADYSSSPAGSPGAQVSLYNSPSVASPARSGGGSGFLSNQGSFEEDDDDDWDDWDDGCTVVEEPRAGGLGTNGHPPLNLSYPGAYPSQHMAFRPKPPLERQDSLASAKRGSVVGRNLNRFSCFVRSGVEAFILGDVPMMAKIAETYSIEMGPRGPQWKANPHPFACSVEDPTKQTKFKGIKSYISYKLTPTHAASPVYRRYKHFDWLYNRLLHKFTVISVPHLPEKQATGRFEEDFIEKRKRRLILWMDHMTSHPVLSQYEGFQHFLSCLDDKQWKMGKRRAEKDEMVGASFLLTFQIPTEHQDLQDVEDRVDTFKAFSKKMDDSVLQLSTVASELGLLSNFPDIIHLQKGAFAKVKESQRMSDEGRMVQDEADGIRRRCRVVGFALQAEMNHFHQRRELDFKHMMQNYLRQQILFYQRVGQQLEKTLRMYDNL